DNA from Coffea arabica cultivar ET-39 chromosome 10c, Coffea Arabica ET-39 HiFi, whole genome shotgun sequence:
gtgtcTTTCTTCTTATTGTTTGATTCCTGATGATATTGATGTTGGGTTAGCTTTCTCATTTAGTTACTTCAAGATCCAAAAAAGTATGGCGCATTAGAATGTGTTCAGGGCATTCAAGATGCTGTCTTGGCGAAGCAATTGGAGTCACTGCAAACTATTATGCTCTCCATGAATATGACcttgtatggtttcttgttttacattttctttctccTTAAAAGCTCCTTTTATTGACCTCAATTCATTTTGTAACAAAAGTCGGATAACAAATTTTGGCAAGGGGTCTCTTCCAGTGTTTATGTTTATTTCTGATTCAGCCAAGTTAGGAATAGATATTTTATCTTGTTTCTTAAAGATTGTGTTCACCTGTATGTCGAGACTTCTACTAACCAAACGTTAAAAGGCCATTTGATTGGCCTCCAGATTTCTTTGTTcccttaaatttcatttcatggGTGCTGTCGACCTCAAGAACTCATTCTCGACCTCAAGAACTCGTGTTTCAGCAATTGGTTATcctatgtatgtgtgtgtgtgtgtttttgttttttttttttccctccttcAATTGTCCCCTGTATTAGTCTTGATTTGCATGTCACAGCACTCCCATATAGGAAGCTGACTTtctgttcttcttcttttatctttttgcttAATCCATCCGCCATTGATGTAGGGAAGATTTTCGTGGTGTTTCTTCATCCCTTGAGAAAGTTGTTCGTGATGGTAGGCAGCTAGTTAAAGGAGGTTCTACTGTTGCAACAGCAAAGCAACTGCAGCAAAGAGTTGGTATCAAACCAAGTCTTGCAGATTGCCTGGAGGGCCTTAGGCTTCTTAGCGAGATGCACCATTCAGAGTATGCGTTAGAGGAACTTTACATAATTCTCATAGCTAACTTTCCTGTATGTTGATGTTAACTCATCAAGATTGGGCTCTGGAAACAGAACTTgttatttgtttctttatttAAAGTTTTCTCAGAAATGCAATCCGAGAGATGTCAAAAGTTGGGTTAATCTGATCATTTGATATGATTTTGTagctaatttattttttatggtCCCAGTTTTTTCATTCGGTCTTCTTTACTATCTAAGATTCAAAATAAGGTCACCCATGATAGTTTCAAATGAGTGTTAAACTTCACATAATACGAAAATAAATCACTGCCGTTTCTTCTTCACTCTGAATCATTTTGTTTGCACTTTCCTGGGATTATCTGATCTTGGTTACACtaatattttccttgacttttGAAAACATTCGCATTGCAATTTCTCGGAGTTACCTTTAAGATGTGCAGGATATTAGTGACCAGCTTCCTGGAATCCATGTTGTCCTTTTCTCCCTTCATTTTTCACACTCCATTTCCTAGTAACCAGTTGAACATTTTATTTCAGGTACCTTCTTAAGTCATCTGTGATATCGGCACTTGCAAAGGTTTCCTTGACGCCAAGGTATCTCTTGATAGATGTGGGTGCTTCCCCCACCCCAGCCACCTCTGTGTGATTAATTCTTTTGCATAGGCAATCACCCAAGTTAATGTGTATTGTATCTTGTGCAAATTATCTAAACTTGAGAAATAGGCATGACTTGTTTTTGAAAAGTCTGTCAGATTATAATTGGAGGTTAAGGCTGGAGAAGTTGGCCTAGAATATTTAGCATATTTAGGGCTTTCAGATATGTCAATTATTAGAAATAAGTCATGTTCAAggtcttttaaaaaaaaaaaaagagaggaaaatttTGCAGTTTATGTTGGTTTAAGGCTTTTTATTAACTTTGAAGGTAATAAATGATGGCAGCCTGGAATCACCTTTCACAACTATGATGCATGAGAAGAGTAcattcattatataaatatttggacttGATCCTATGATTTAGTTAGTGTTTGATTTTGGTTACCATGATACACTACAAATCTTCTCAAATTGATGTTTGGACAGTAAGTAGAAGGGTGAAGCAGAAAAGTTTAACAGCTCCACCCTTAAAAATACTAAAGTTTAATGCTCCAAATTAGATTAGAAGTTGAGAGTGTCCAGTTTTATTAAATAGTGCAGCTCTTATTTCTTTGTTCATTGCACAGGATGGCTGTGCGTAACATTTTTTGCTGTTCTTTTGGTGTGGTATATTtgtctttttcttctccttttccgCCTTTGCCTCTCTTTCCTTTTGGTGAATTAGTTGTATACTGTAATTGCCTCTGATGCCATTGAAACATCTTAGTATTCTAATTGTGACTATGCCACGGCTGAATTCTAATTGCAGTGCTAGTGACGATCTAAACGCCCTTCAGCAACTGCTCGTTGACCAACCTAACATCCCTAGAGAGGAGGGTAGGTAGTTAAGAGTTTGATGAACAGAATTAATTGCCATGCTACTATCTGCTTGTGATAGAATTAGGAAGCCCTTGCTAAATCCTCCATACGCATCACAATATTGTAGAACTCAACTTTTTTAGAACGTTTCAGAATTTTTAATATCTGTCCTTTACAATGTCAAATACTGTACATCAAAAACTGAATTCTGGCCTTTCTTGCTGCAGTACAAGGGATATTTGATATCATATTTGCTGAAGACATCACTTGATGTTTTGTCCTCGTATCAATTGAAGTGCATTACAAATCTGTGTTAAGGCAGAAAGAAAGGAGGCACTAGCAATCATTTCACCATCTTTCAGGGATACCGTTTGAGCAAATGCATCCAATAACATGTCATGTCATTCCTCGGTTAGTTATGAAGCAAAAAGCTGTCAAATTCAAGACAGGTTGCTTGTTTGTGGATCATTCCCAAGCACGAGTTCTGTTTCCTGAAGATTATATATCAAAGACTCTAATCTTCAGTGGGTGGATggtagtttggatgattttaAAGTGTAAATGAATCATAGATTGTCATGACAAAGAGTCagtcattttatatatatattttctttttttggcgtAACTAAATTGGATAGATAATTTTCACACATGATTCATGAGGCATAATCCTGTGCACCTTTGGAGTCTTGTTTGTGCACCTTTGGAGTCTTGTacaatttttatcaaatttggtCAATCACACTAAAGAACTCGTGACAGCGTATAGCAAAGTTTAAGGTCCTGTTTAATAAATTCATTCAGCACTTGAATTTAATAGATTCCAATCTTAATATGTTTAGACGCGTTTGATAATCAAATATTGaactttgaattaattaagtgacactcaattttttagacaaaatttgctcctaaaattaagtgataaactattcacttatcactgaatatgatatgcactcaaatgtattaaatttaatagtTAACAATTCAAAAACTTAATGAATTCAGGCtttatatttcatattttatttttattaaacgCGCCCTAAGCTTAAATAGAGGCTTAGAAGGAATTGATTCAATCGAGTTTATGGCGCTTTCATGAGCCATAGCATGAAGGCGTGTAAAAAAACGCCTTGGTCAGGATATTTCCTTCGCGAGTTCCGGAATAGGAGATATGTGCCCTGATATTTCCACCATATCAACGGCTCAAAACCCATCAATCCCACCAACCAAACATCCCAAATGTGCATATTTCAACACCAACTTTTCTGTTTTTTTGTTACTGCAGCTAAAATAAGCTTTCATTCATTCATCTTGGATTTCCAAAGTTCTGGGCA
Protein-coding regions in this window:
- the LOC113713633 gene encoding uncharacterized protein At5g43822-like isoform X1; the protein is MESMVKKYQQKFRKVKEEMGRWEELQSRLISQFTSASAIIQRLQLLQDPKKYGALECVQGIQDAVLAKQLESLQTIMLSMNMTLFLCSLKFHFMGAVDLKNSFSTSRTRVSAIGYPMEDFRGVSSSLEKVVRDGRQLVKGGSTVATAKQLQQRVGIKPSLADCLEGLRLLSEMHHSEYLLKSSVISALAKVSLTPSASDDLNALQQLLVDQPNIPREEVQGIFDIIFAEDIT
- the LOC113713633 gene encoding uncharacterized protein At5g43822-like isoform X2, whose product is MESMVKKYQQKFRKVKEEMGRWEELQSRLISQFTSASAIIQRLQLLQDPKKYGALECVQGIQDAVLAKQLESLQTIMLSMNMTLEDFRGVSSSLEKVVRDGRQLVKGGSTVATAKQLQQRVGIKPSLADCLEGLRLLSEMHHSEYLLKSSVISALAKVSLTPSASDDLNALQQLLVDQPNIPREEVQGIFDIIFAEDIT